The following are from one region of the Eubacterium sp. MSJ-33 genome:
- a CDS encoding dihydrofolate reductase translates to MDLIVAVDNNWAIGNKGDLLVSIPEDHKFFRQTTMGNVVILGRKTLAGFPNGLPLAGRDNIILSTDPDYTVRGGVVVHSKEELFEVLKQYEDKEIFVIGGGQIYNMLLPYCKYAHVTKINYDYAADTHFPNLDEMENWELIGDSDEHTYFDLEFYFYKYENKNPLSF, encoded by the coding sequence ATGGACTTAATAGTAGCAGTGGATAATAACTGGGCGATTGGAAACAAAGGGGATTTGCTTGTTTCTATACCGGAGGATCACAAGTTTTTCCGGCAGACAACGATGGGGAATGTTGTTATTCTTGGAAGAAAGACGCTTGCAGGATTTCCAAATGGACTGCCTCTTGCGGGACGAGATAATATTATTTTATCGACAGACCCGGATTATACGGTGCGTGGGGGCGTAGTTGTGCATTCAAAAGAAGAACTGTTTGAGGTGCTGAAACAGTATGAAGATAAAGAAATTTTTGTGATTGGTGGCGGACAAATCTACAATATGCTGTTGCCGTATTGTAAGTATGCGCATGTGACGAAAATTAATTATGATTATGCAGCAGATACACATTTCCCGAATCTGGACGAGATGGAGAATTGGGAGCTGATTGGGGATAGTGACGAGCATACTTATTTTGATTTGGAGTTTTACTTTTATAAGTATGAGAATAAAAATCCATTATCCTTTTGA
- the thyA gene encoding thymidylate synthase: MSKADDLFIAMCKDIIENGYDTKGEKVRPKWEDGTSAYTIKRFGVVNRYNLAEEFPAITLRKTYVKSAIDELLWIWQKKSNNVHDLHSHIWDAWADEDGSIGKAYGYQLGVKHKYKEGMMDQVDRVIYDLKNNPYSRRIMTNIYVHQDLSEMNLYPCAYSVTFNVTGNKLNAILNQRSQDVLAANNWNVVQYAVLVYMLAQVTGFEPGELVHVIADAHIYDRHVPIVQELISRPTYPAPKFKINPDIKDFYDFTVDDFTIEDYQTGPQIKNIPIAI; encoded by the coding sequence ATGAGTAAAGCGGATGATTTATTTATTGCGATGTGCAAGGATATCATAGAGAATGGCTACGATACAAAAGGAGAGAAGGTCCGCCCGAAATGGGAGGATGGAACATCCGCGTATACGATCAAGAGGTTCGGTGTTGTAAACCGTTACAATCTTGCGGAAGAATTTCCGGCAATCACACTTCGCAAAACCTATGTGAAGTCAGCGATTGATGAGCTGCTCTGGATCTGGCAGAAGAAATCAAATAATGTGCATGATCTGCATAGCCATATCTGGGATGCATGGGCAGATGAGGATGGATCAATCGGAAAGGCGTATGGCTATCAGCTGGGCGTGAAACACAAATACAAAGAGGGTATGATGGATCAGGTAGACCGTGTAATCTATGATTTGAAGAATAATCCATATAGCCGCCGGATCATGACGAACATCTACGTACATCAGGATTTGTCGGAGATGAACCTGTATCCGTGCGCATATAGTGTAACTTTTAATGTTACTGGCAATAAGCTGAATGCAATTTTGAATCAGCGTTCCCAGGATGTACTTGCAGCAAATAACTGGAATGTTGTACAGTATGCAGTTCTTGTTTACATGCTGGCGCAGGTGACCGGATTTGAACCCGGAGAATTGGTACATGTAATTGCGGATGCTCATATTTACGATCGTCATGTTCCGATCGTACAGGAACTGATCAGTCGACCGACGTATCCGGCACCGAAATTTAAGATAAACCCGGACATCAAGGATTTTTATGACTTTACAGTTGATGATTTTACGATTGAGGATTACCAGACCGGACCACAGATCAAGAATATACCGATAGCGATTTAA
- a CDS encoding helix-turn-helix domain-containing protein yields the protein MIPKEFGPRLKISRRKKHLNQIDISTRLNISRQAYSNYETGRCIPPVDVLAELTILLEYDFFSIFLEAAASKLFHSNFQSIPESEVSSCQILTNSETPSSNYVSSPVTPKMK from the coding sequence ATGATTCCAAAAGAATTCGGGCCTCGTCTAAAGATCTCGCGTCGTAAAAAACATCTGAATCAAATCGACATTTCCACACGACTCAATATTTCAAGACAAGCCTACAGTAACTACGAAACGGGAAGATGTATTCCGCCGGTCGACGTTCTGGCTGAATTAACTATTCTTCTCGAATATGATTTCTTTTCTATTTTTCTGGAAGCAGCCGCTTCCAAATTATTCCATTCTAATTTTCAATCAATCCCAGAAAGTGAGGTTTCATCATGTCAGATTCTAACAAATTCGGAGACACCCTCATCAAACTACGTCTCCAGTCCGGTTACACCCAAAATGAAATAG